Proteins encoded in a region of the Photobacterium angustum genome:
- a CDS encoding ATP-dependent zinc protease family protein, with protein MLRFSVPLITIAILTGCSTTQPQDHQETLAAISNVEQNINSQFDTVSTRMDSQQQYITELESKLASISKDLKFIKQKSLEKPKVIVEKQIVRVPIEPKIEENPTQANGKAILGQEEWVWLDSVKSFFRARVDTGATTSSLNAVDVQTFERDGKEWVRFSLSHDSAEDTPEEKAQNDKATPETIEAPILRWVRIRQSTSEDAVRRPVIEAWITLGNLHEKAQFTLADRTKMDFPVLLGREFFKDIALVDVGKEFVQGKTEPKPEPVSANK; from the coding sequence ATGCTTCGCTTCAGCGTACCATTAATCACAATTGCAATACTGACAGGGTGTTCAACCACGCAGCCTCAAGATCATCAAGAAACCTTGGCTGCGATCAGCAACGTAGAACAGAACATTAATTCTCAATTCGATACTGTTTCTACTCGAATGGATTCACAACAGCAATATATTACCGAGCTAGAAAGTAAATTAGCGTCTATATCTAAAGATCTAAAGTTTATTAAGCAAAAAAGCTTAGAAAAGCCTAAAGTTATTGTTGAAAAACAAATTGTTCGAGTGCCTATTGAGCCTAAAATTGAAGAAAATCCAACACAAGCCAATGGTAAAGCTATCCTTGGTCAGGAAGAGTGGGTTTGGCTTGATTCGGTTAAATCATTCTTTAGAGCACGTGTCGATACAGGTGCAACCACCTCTTCTTTAAATGCTGTTGATGTACAAACTTTTGAACGAGATGGTAAAGAGTGGGTGCGTTTTAGCCTAAGCCATGATTCAGCAGAAGATACACCAGAAGAAAAAGCACAAAACGATAAAGCAACACCTGAAACTATCGAAGCACCTATTCTGCGTTGGGTTCGTATCCGCCAATCAACCTCAGAAGATGCGGTACGTCGCCCTGTAATTGAAGCTTGGATCACGCTTGGCAATTTACATGAAAAAGCGCAATTCACGCTTGCAGATCGAACTAAGATGGATTTCCCTGTTTTATTGGGTCGTGAGTTCTTTAAAGACATTGCACTCGTTGATGTGGGTAAAGAATTTGTTCAAGGAAAAACTGAGCCAAAACCAGAGCCAGTTAGTGCTAATAAATAA
- a CDS encoding inactive transglutaminase family protein, which translates to MTSRVPFYILISLLIIAGLGLSMYRHDVYGVPWTPGDERAVWEVEARVQFDAVGDPVQVKMATPETQEGFTLIDESTSSPPGYSVLIHDTKEGHQADWATRTAMGKQVLYYKTQLLVDDQAQYKEIPPKGEPAAVSLSNPQQTAATALLTQARNLSANNTTFTRELIRQLQDKQNQNASVLLDSMSLQEAITNLLSLEGIHSRIVSGLKLEDGRRRQTVMPMVEVWDNNSWKLFNLTTGEEGKPSDVMIWNQQGSAMLDVVGGRNSNISFSIIAQDITPQRATQEKIKAEDLLNFSIHSLPLEEQAMFKTIMLVPIGALIVVFLRVIIGLKTSGTFMPVLIAVAFVQTQLLTGIVGFLLIVGTGLIIRSYLSKLNLLLVSRISAVIITVILIISIFTVVAFKIGLIEGLTITFFPMIILSWTIERMSILWEEEGAKEVFVQGGGSLLTAILVYLAMTNPMIRHLTFNFIGVQFIILAVILMLGNYTGYRLSELRRFKPLTED; encoded by the coding sequence ATGACGTCTAGAGTACCTTTTTATATCCTTATTTCACTGCTTATTATTGCAGGTTTAGGGCTGAGCATGTATCGCCACGATGTCTACGGTGTGCCGTGGACACCAGGCGATGAGCGTGCAGTGTGGGAAGTTGAAGCACGTGTTCAATTCGATGCTGTTGGTGATCCTGTACAAGTTAAAATGGCGACGCCTGAAACACAGGAAGGCTTTACCTTAATTGATGAAAGTACGTCGTCTCCTCCTGGCTACTCTGTACTTATTCATGATACGAAAGAAGGTCACCAAGCTGACTGGGCTACGCGTACCGCAATGGGTAAGCAAGTGCTTTACTACAAAACTCAACTTCTTGTTGATGATCAAGCACAGTACAAAGAGATCCCACCTAAAGGTGAACCTGCAGCGGTTAGTTTAAGTAACCCACAACAAACAGCAGCAACAGCACTGTTAACACAGGCGCGTAATTTATCTGCGAACAACACCACGTTTACCCGTGAACTTATTCGCCAATTACAAGATAAACAAAACCAAAACGCATCTGTATTACTTGATTCTATGAGTCTGCAAGAAGCAATTACGAATTTACTTTCACTTGAAGGTATTCATTCGCGTATTGTTAGCGGCTTAAAACTTGAAGATGGTCGTCGTCGCCAAACAGTGATGCCGATGGTTGAAGTTTGGGATAACAATAGTTGGAAACTCTTCAACCTTACCACTGGTGAAGAAGGCAAACCATCTGATGTAATGATTTGGAACCAACAAGGCAGTGCGATGCTAGATGTTGTTGGTGGTCGAAATTCTAATATTAGTTTTTCTATCATTGCTCAAGACATCACACCACAGCGTGCTACGCAAGAGAAGATTAAAGCCGAAGATTTATTAAACTTCTCAATCCACTCATTACCGCTCGAAGAACAAGCAATGTTTAAAACCATTATGCTTGTTCCGATTGGCGCGCTAATTGTGGTATTCCTTCGCGTTATTATTGGCTTGAAAACCTCTGGTACTTTCATGCCAGTGTTAATCGCGGTTGCGTTTGTCCAAACACAATTATTAACGGGTATTGTCGGTTTCTTATTGATTGTTGGTACAGGTTTAATTATTCGAAGTTATTTATCGAAGTTGAACTTGCTCTTAGTCTCGCGAATATCCGCGGTGATTATTACCGTAATATTGATCATTTCAATATTCACAGTTGTCGCCTTTAAGATTGGTCTTATTGAAGGTCTAACCATTACCTTCTTCCCTATGATCATCTTGTCATGGACTATCGAACGTATGTCGATTCTATGGGAAGAAGAAGGGGCAAAAGAAGTATTTGTTCAAGGTGGTGGCTCGCTACTAACAGCAATTTTAGTTTACCTTGCAATGACTAACCCGATGATCCGTCATCTAACATTTAACTTTATTGGTGTTCAGTTCATTATCCTAGCGGTGATCCTAATGCTAGGTAACTACACAGGTTATCGTTTAAGTGAACTTCGTCGTTTTAAGCCGCTAACTGAGGATTAA
- a CDS encoding alpha-L-glutamate ligase-like protein, which produces MNLLARFTSPNKLKERGIMGMNKRNHSYIGRYNDRSLYPLVDDKLKTKFIAQQAGATVPDLIGVIDSQGSVKKIHDMVKDWPGFVIKPAQGSGGKGILVIVKHKDGIYVKPSGAEINKQDVERHITNTLAGLFSLGGKNDVAMVENLIQFDNVFDGFSFEGVPDVRVIVFKGYPVMAMMRCSTSASDGKANLHQGAVGVGIDIASGKAVRAVQFNQPIEHHPDTDRLLSELQVPNWNKLLTLAASAWEMTGLGYMGTDMVLDKVKGPMVLELNARPGLAIQIANGCGLLPRLRHIENIGTSAHTPTPEERVAYAAHQFGVKPKF; this is translated from the coding sequence ATGAATTTACTTGCACGTTTTACTTCACCAAACAAGCTGAAAGAACGTGGCATCATGGGGATGAACAAGCGTAATCATAGCTACATTGGTCGCTATAATGATCGCAGCCTTTATCCTCTTGTTGATGATAAATTAAAAACAAAATTTATCGCCCAACAAGCAGGTGCAACCGTTCCTGATTTGATCGGTGTTATCGATAGCCAAGGCTCAGTAAAAAAAATCCACGATATGGTAAAAGATTGGCCTGGATTTGTGATTAAGCCCGCACAAGGCTCGGGCGGTAAAGGCATTTTAGTTATTGTTAAGCACAAAGATGGTATTTATGTAAAACCGTCTGGTGCTGAAATCAATAAACAAGATGTTGAACGTCATATTACCAATACCCTCGCGGGACTATTCTCGTTGGGTGGTAAAAATGATGTCGCCATGGTCGAAAACTTGATCCAATTTGATAATGTTTTTGATGGCTTTAGTTTTGAAGGTGTACCTGATGTTCGTGTCATCGTATTTAAAGGCTATCCTGTGATGGCGATGATGCGTTGTTCGACCTCTGCGTCCGATGGTAAAGCAAACTTGCACCAAGGTGCTGTCGGTGTAGGGATTGATATCGCGTCAGGTAAAGCAGTACGAGCAGTTCAATTTAATCAGCCAATTGAACACCATCCTGATACTGATCGTTTACTCAGCGAGCTTCAAGTACCTAATTGGAACAAGCTGCTAACGCTTGCTGCGAGTGCTTGGGAAATGACTGGCTTAGGCTACATGGGTACAGATATGGTGTTAGACAAAGTGAAAGGCCCTATGGTACTAGAGCTCAATGCTCGACCAGGATTGGCTATTCAAATTGCAAATGGTTGTGGTTTACTCCCTCGCCTTCGCCATATTGAAAATATCGGTACTTCAGCACATACGCCAACACCTGAAGAGCGTGTCGCTTATGCTGCTCACCAGTTCGGTGTCAAACCTAAGTTTTAA
- a CDS encoding VC2046/SO_2500 family protein — MQHISLDNMLINEIQLGTGLNQAVESGRRADFSLMLALLSSELMENTPQDNEPEQIQTEQQLRAYFELPSPQPLTTSEHCYQRSADQAKAFHESGIASTRLLHGLQPTALTFPAENTKGLPEDLFHNLSVHERRKLPPEEPRPISASPKNLYTSLIHAKRTSELFHAA; from the coding sequence ATGCAACACATTTCTTTAGATAATATGCTGATCAATGAGATCCAGCTCGGTACAGGACTCAACCAAGCGGTTGAATCTGGTCGCCGTGCTGATTTCTCATTAATGCTTGCATTGCTATCTTCTGAATTAATGGAAAATACACCGCAAGATAACGAACCTGAGCAGATTCAAACAGAGCAACAACTGCGTGCTTATTTTGAGCTACCCTCTCCTCAACCGCTGACCACATCAGAGCATTGTTACCAACGCTCTGCGGATCAGGCAAAAGCTTTTCATGAATCAGGTATTGCGAGTACCCGTTTACTACACGGCCTACAACCAACAGCGTTAACATTCCCAGCCGAGAACACCAAAGGATTACCTGAAGATCTCTTTCATAACCTTTCTGTACACGAACGTCGCAAGCTTCCACCAGAAGAGCCTCGCCCTATCTCTGCGTCACCAAAAAACTTATATACTTCGCTTATTCATGCCAAGCGAACTTCTGAGCTTTTTCACGCTGCTTAA
- a CDS encoding SDR family NAD(P)-dependent oxidoreductase, with protein sequence MRIDQSVIVITAAGTLIGKAMALHFASLGAKLALVDNDINKLEATQDACSQFSSHINIFHLEDTQPHSIKQVFTHIQRQLGTFNVLLNTWPKCTNTPSILEPNAINEFNDVMCNSATTFFSVGQIAATIMQGNKQPAVIINLALQPSSHHTHLSDTSKSVIQGLTFGWSKELSSLNIRVGAIIPITSDKQTMVHTRLQEEIVSCTEYIITNDSFNGRILEAECLI encoded by the coding sequence ATGCGTATTGATCAATCTGTAATAGTCATCACTGCGGCAGGTACTCTCATCGGTAAAGCCATGGCTCTTCATTTCGCATCATTAGGGGCGAAACTTGCTCTCGTTGATAATGACATCAACAAGTTAGAGGCAACACAGGATGCTTGCTCTCAATTTTCTAGTCATATCAACATCTTTCATTTAGAAGACACCCAACCGCATTCTATTAAACAAGTCTTTACCCATATTCAGCGCCAACTAGGGACTTTTAATGTCCTGCTCAACACATGGCCCAAATGTACGAATACGCCTAGTATTCTTGAACCTAATGCAATTAATGAATTCAACGATGTAATGTGTAACAGCGCAACAACTTTTTTTAGCGTTGGACAAATAGCAGCAACAATAATGCAAGGCAACAAACAACCAGCCGTCATTATTAATTTAGCCCTACAACCATCTAGCCATCACACTCACCTTTCCGATACCAGTAAATCAGTAATACAAGGCTTAACTTTTGGCTGGTCTAAAGAATTATCTTCTTTGAATATCCGAGTAGGTGCCATTATTCCAATTACTTCAGATAAACAGACAATGGTCCATACACGATTACAAGAAGAGATAGTCAGTTGCACGGAATACATTATTACTAATGATTCCTTCAATGGCAGGATACTTGAAGCAGAGTGTTTGATATAA
- the adhE gene encoding bifunctional acetaldehyde-CoA/alcohol dehydrogenase, with translation MPVTNITELDAMVARVKAAQKEFATFSQEQVDKIFRAASLAANNARIPLAQQAVAESGMGIIEDKVIKNHFASEFIYNKYKDEKTCGILEENDEFGTMTIAEPVGIICGIVPTTNPTSTAIFKSLISLKTRNAIIFSPHPRAKDSTNAAAKLVLDAAVAAGAPKDIIGWIDQPSVELSNALMKHDDINLILATGGPGMVKAAYSSGKPAIGVGAGNVPVVIDETADVKRAVASVLMSKTFDNGVVCASEQAVIVMDEVYDEVKERFASHNGYVLSKDEANKVRKILLINGNLNADIVGQPATKIAEMAGVTVPANTKILIGEGEQVSFDDEFAHEKLSPTLGMFRASSFENAVDQAVTMVEIGGIGHTSGLYTNQDTNADRIKYFGDKMKTARILVNIPTTHGGIGDLYNFNVAPSLTLGCGSWGGNSISENVGPKHLINKKTVAKRAENMLWHKLPKSIYFRRGSLPIALSDLEGKKRAFLVTDRFLFNNGYADEIVSLLKAQGIEVQTFFDVEADPTLSVVEKGAEAMKSFQPDVIIALGGGSPMDAAKIMWVMYEHPETHFEELAMRFMDIRKRIYKFPKMGKKAELVCITTTSGTGSEVTPFAVVTDDKTGAKYPLADYELTPHMAIVDANLVMNMPKSLTAFGGYDAVTHALEAYVSVLANEYSDGQALQALRMLKEYLPSSYANGANDPIAREKVHNAATIAGIAFANAFLGVCHSMAHKLGAEFHVPHGLANALLISNVVRYNANDNPTKQTAFSQYASPQARRRYAEVADHLGLSHAGDRTAQKIERLLTWLEELKVNLQIPMSIQEAGVAEADFLAKVDELAVEAFDDQCTGANPRYPLISELKDVLMASYYGKPFIEGEAFEGTTVIKKSEPVKTTKGKKAKA, from the coding sequence ATGCCTGTTACAAATATCACTGAACTAGATGCAATGGTTGCACGCGTTAAAGCGGCACAAAAAGAATTTGCAACTTTCTCTCAAGAGCAAGTGGATAAAATTTTCCGCGCTGCTTCTCTTGCTGCAAACAACGCACGTATTCCTCTAGCTCAGCAAGCTGTTGCTGAATCTGGTATGGGTATCATCGAAGACAAGGTTATTAAAAACCACTTCGCTTCTGAATTTATCTACAACAAATACAAAGACGAAAAGACATGCGGTATCTTGGAAGAGAACGATGAGTTCGGCACCATGACTATTGCTGAGCCTGTAGGTATTATTTGTGGTATCGTTCCAACGACTAACCCAACATCTACAGCTATCTTCAAATCTTTAATCTCTCTTAAAACACGTAACGCAATTATTTTCTCGCCACACCCACGTGCTAAAGACTCAACTAACGCTGCTGCTAAATTAGTATTAGATGCCGCTGTTGCCGCGGGTGCACCAAAAGATATTATTGGCTGGATTGATCAACCATCAGTAGAACTATCTAATGCACTAATGAAGCACGATGATATCAACCTTATCCTTGCGACTGGTGGTCCAGGCATGGTTAAAGCGGCTTACTCTTCTGGTAAACCAGCTATCGGTGTTGGTGCGGGTAACGTACCTGTTGTTATCGATGAAACGGCTGATGTTAAGCGTGCTGTTGCATCTGTTCTTATGTCAAAAACGTTTGATAACGGCGTTGTTTGTGCCTCAGAGCAAGCAGTAATCGTTATGGACGAAGTCTATGATGAAGTGAAAGAGCGTTTTGCTTCTCACAATGGCTACGTTTTATCAAAAGATGAAGCGAATAAAGTTCGTAAAATTCTGCTTATCAACGGTAACCTTAATGCAGATATCGTAGGTCAGCCAGCAACGAAGATCGCTGAAATGGCGGGTGTTACTGTTCCTGCTAATACTAAGATCCTTATCGGTGAAGGTGAGCAAGTTTCTTTCGACGACGAGTTCGCACATGAGAAATTATCTCCTACATTAGGTATGTTCCGCGCGTCTTCATTTGAAAATGCAGTAGATCAAGCAGTAACAATGGTAGAGATTGGTGGTATCGGCCATACATCAGGCCTATACACTAACCAAGATACTAACGCTGATCGTATTAAGTACTTCGGCGACAAAATGAAAACCGCACGTATTCTTGTAAATATCCCAACAACTCATGGTGGTATCGGTGATCTTTACAACTTTAACGTTGCGCCTTCGCTAACGCTAGGTTGTGGTTCATGGGGTGGTAACTCTATCTCTGAGAACGTAGGTCCTAAGCACCTTATCAACAAGAAGACAGTAGCGAAGCGAGCTGAAAATATGTTGTGGCATAAACTACCTAAATCAATTTACTTCCGTCGTGGTAGCCTTCCAATTGCACTTAGCGATTTAGAAGGTAAGAAACGTGCGTTCTTAGTAACAGACCGTTTCCTATTTAATAACGGTTACGCAGATGAAATCGTATCTTTGCTTAAAGCACAAGGTATCGAAGTTCAAACATTCTTTGATGTAGAAGCGGATCCAACACTGTCTGTTGTTGAGAAAGGCGCTGAAGCAATGAAGAGCTTCCAACCTGATGTGATTATTGCACTCGGTGGTGGTTCACCAATGGATGCTGCGAAGATCATGTGGGTAATGTACGAGCACCCTGAAACGCATTTCGAAGAACTAGCAATGCGCTTTATGGATATTCGTAAGCGTATTTACAAGTTCCCTAAAATGGGTAAGAAAGCTGAGCTAGTATGTATTACTACTACATCTGGTACAGGTTCTGAAGTAACACCATTTGCGGTTGTAACTGATGATAAAACAGGTGCTAAGTACCCACTAGCAGATTATGAATTAACACCTCACATGGCTATCGTTGATGCGAACCTTGTGATGAACATGCCTAAGTCGCTAACAGCGTTTGGTGGTTACGATGCCGTCACTCACGCATTAGAAGCTTATGTATCTGTTCTTGCTAATGAATACTCTGATGGTCAAGCACTTCAAGCACTAAGAATGCTAAAAGAGTACTTACCATCAAGCTATGCAAATGGTGCTAATGATCCAATCGCACGTGAGAAAGTACACAATGCGGCAACTATCGCAGGTATCGCGTTTGCTAACGCATTCCTAGGTGTTTGTCACTCAATGGCGCACAAACTAGGTGCTGAGTTCCACGTACCTCATGGTCTTGCTAACGCATTGTTGATTTCTAACGTTGTTCGTTACAACGCGAATGATAACCCAACAAAGCAAACAGCATTCTCACAGTACGCAAGCCCACAAGCGCGTCGTCGTTATGCTGAAGTTGCTGATCACTTAGGTCTATCACATGCGGGTGACCGTACAGCACAGAAAATTGAGCGTCTATTAACTTGGTTAGAAGAACTGAAAGTGAATCTTCAGATCCCTATGTCAATCCAAGAAGCAGGCGTTGCAGAAGCTGATTTCCTTGCGAAAGTTGATGAGCTAGCGGTAGAAGCGTTTGATGACCAGTGTACTGGTGCAAACCCTCGTTACCCTCTAATCTCTGAGCTTAAAGATGTACTAATGGCATCTTACTACGGTAAGCCTTTCATTGAAGGTGAAGCGTTTGAAGGCACAACAGTGATTAAAAAATCAGAGCCAGTGAAAACCACTAAAGGTAAAAAAGCAAAAGCTTAA
- a CDS encoding YchE family NAAT transporter — translation MQAIEIGIFLHFFVGLFATVNPVGIMPVFVSLTGSMTPEERNKTALTTNTAVVIILVVALVAGQHLLDLFSISIDSFRVAGGLLLLSIAFSMMSGKIGEVKQNKEEKSESAIREQVGVVPLAMPLMAGPGAISSTIVYGSKYPTMTSTIGIAITIVVFAFGCWLLFRSAPLIVRFLGQTGINVITRIMGLILAALGIEFIINGLKVMLPGLV, via the coding sequence ATGCAAGCCATTGAAATTGGAATATTTTTACACTTTTTTGTCGGGCTTTTTGCAACGGTAAACCCTGTTGGTATTATGCCTGTTTTCGTGTCATTAACAGGTTCAATGACACCTGAAGAGCGTAATAAAACAGCGCTAACAACCAATACCGCTGTTGTTATAATACTGGTAGTGGCTCTTGTTGCTGGCCAACACTTATTGGATCTCTTTAGTATCTCTATTGATTCATTCCGAGTCGCCGGCGGCTTGCTATTGCTGAGTATCGCTTTTTCAATGATGAGCGGTAAGATTGGTGAGGTGAAACAAAATAAAGAAGAGAAATCAGAGTCAGCCATTCGTGAACAAGTCGGTGTGGTTCCACTTGCAATGCCTTTAATGGCTGGACCAGGTGCCATCAGTTCAACCATTGTTTATGGTTCCAAGTATCCAACAATGACATCAACGATTGGCATTGCCATTACCATCGTTGTATTTGCTTTTGGCTGTTGGTTACTGTTTCGCTCTGCCCCATTAATTGTACGCTTCTTAGGTCAAACAGGGATTAACGTTATTACTCGAATCATGGGTTTGATCCTTGCCGCACTTGGTATTGAATTTATTATTAATGGATTAAAAGTGATGCTACCAGGCCTAGTTTAA
- a CDS encoding ion transporter — translation MIKLTLRQRLYQIIFGTSTRAGQLFDIGLIIAIVSSELILIISSVASIESKFSTALLGAEWLFTILFTIEYILRLYCSPRPLAYARSFYGIIDLIAIVPAYISFFVPGSNYLLIVRLIRVLRIFRVLKLARFLQDSNILLRSLRHAQRKIFVFFSSVLILVTVFGSLMFLIEGPENGFTSIPKSIYWAVVTITTVGYGDIVPQTVMGKALASLTMLLGYSILAVPTGILTAELNQEMKTHRNLRRCPNCATSGHEVDADYCKKCGTQLPENI, via the coding sequence ATGATTAAACTGACTCTAAGACAACGTCTTTACCAAATTATTTTTGGTACCTCTACACGCGCTGGACAGCTATTCGATATTGGCTTAATAATCGCTATTGTTAGCTCTGAACTGATCCTAATCATTTCATCTGTTGCCAGTATTGAATCAAAATTCTCCACAGCGCTGTTAGGTGCTGAGTGGCTATTTACGATCTTATTTACCATAGAATATATTCTGCGCTTGTATTGTTCGCCACGCCCTCTTGCTTACGCGCGCAGTTTTTATGGCATCATTGATTTAATTGCCATTGTGCCTGCTTACATTTCTTTCTTTGTGCCAGGTTCAAACTATTTACTAATCGTACGTTTAATCCGTGTTTTACGTATTTTCCGTGTGCTAAAACTGGCTAGATTTTTACAAGACTCCAACATCCTTTTACGATCACTTCGCCATGCCCAGCGTAAAATCTTTGTTTTCTTTAGCTCTGTATTAATTCTAGTTACGGTATTTGGCTCGTTAATGTTCTTAATTGAAGGTCCTGAAAATGGCTTTACCAGTATCCCTAAAAGTATTTACTGGGCAGTCGTGACTATTACAACCGTTGGTTATGGCGATATTGTGCCGCAGACCGTGATGGGTAAGGCGTTAGCTTCATTAACCATGTTACTTGGTTATTCAATTCTTGCCGTTCCTACTGGTATTTTGACCGCAGAGCTCAATCAAGAAATGAAAACACACCGCAATCTAAGACGATGCCCGAATTGTGCGACCAGTGGTCATGAAGTAGATGCTGATTACTGTAAAAAGTGTGGAACACAACTCCCTGAAAACATCTAA